ACCGACGGTTACGATCGATAAACCGGAAGGAACGCTCCAAGGGGATAGTCAGGAGATCACGCTCAATTATACCGATGTCGACAGTGGTACTTAGAGACTGAACGGCGGTTTTTTACTACCGACCACAAACTAACGATAGGCACGGGCGATCTGCCCGGTGCCCGCTATACGCTGAAAGTGACAGCAAGCAACGCTATAGGGAAAACGAACAATAGCTATACTTTCCCCAAAGCACAAAGCCCAAGCGAAGAGATGTTGACTTCCAAGAAAGAAAATACAGCTTGGTCGGGAGATCCAGGGGAGCGGCTTGTATGAATTGCTTTTGGGAAACCTATCTCATTGCATGAATTCTTTTACCCGCTAATGCAAGGTTACGGCTCGGTCGTTTTGCAATGCAATATTGAGCTTGGCGGTTCAGATCAGCATTTGTCGAGGGACAAGAACATAGTCCTATTGAAAGTCGCTATTTTGGCGGCTTTTTTTGTTGTATAGGCTTTTCAAAAAAACTGAAACTTATTTAAGTTCGCACTTAGCCAGCTTGAGAAAGTTTTTTATATTATTTTGCTGCTATCCTTCCACTGAGAAAGCTAGTATAGAATCAGGATTTTGAGGCTTCTTTAAGGATGTTATTACATAAGAACGGATCTTAATACAATCTTAATGCTGTAGGCAAATTCGTAATACGGTACTGATTTTGCTCATGATATACTAAAGATTGAGAGATATATAATAGAGGGTGGGCACAGGATGGCAGCAAAACAGAACGATGCCGGGTCCATATTTGACCAAATTACTGACTTGCCGGTAAAGCAAAGAAGAGGAAGGCTGAAGGTTTTTGTTGGATATGCACCAGGTGTTGGGAAGACCTGTGCGATGCTTAGCGACGCCCACGAAGAGCAAAAAGAGGGTATAGATATCGTAGTTGGATATATTGAACATTATGCCCGGCCATACACTGCGGCGCTGTTGGAAGGACTTGAACTTCTTCCTTACATCAAAATTTCAAATAAAGAATCCTCAACTAAGGAATTTGATCTGGACCAAGCGCTCCAGAGAAGCCCTGACCTTATATTATTGGACGATTTGGCCCATACCAACGCGGCAGGATGCCGACATAAAAAAAGATATCAAGATGTGGAGGAGCTTCTTCGCGAAGGAATTCATGTATATACGACGATGAATGTTCAACAGCTCGAAAGCCTAACGGATATTGTTTACTCCATTACTGGCATTTCCGTTGACGAACGCATACCGGACAGTGTATTTGACAGTGCTGATCAGGTGGAATTAGTCGATATTGAACCGGATGATTTAATAGGACGTTTGAATAGGGGAAAGATTTATCCTGAGGAGGAGAATACACAGGCTCATTTATTTACCAAGGAGAAGCTGACGGCTCTACGTGAAATTGCTTTGCGTAATACAGCAAGTCAGTTAAACCGAATTGCGGAGCAAATCAGTGAGCAGGCGATAACAAATGAATCTGATACGAAAGAACATATTCTGGTCTGCCTGTCTTCGGCTGCTTCCAATAAGAAAGTGATCCGAACAGCAGCAAGAATGGCGGCAGCTTTTCATGGTCATTTCACCGCGTTGTTTGTGGAAACACCAGAAGCGAGAGAATTGACATCAAAAAATAAAGCGGAGTTAAGGGAAAACCTTAGGCTGGCTGAGCAAATGGGTGCACAAATCGCAACGATGTATGGAGACGATATTCCAGGACAGATTTCCGAATATGTCAAAACAAGCCATGTATCGAAAATTGTCCTAGGACGCTCCCCTTACAAGAGGAGAGGGCTTGCAAAATCCAATGTAATGGATAAACTAACGGCCTTGCTTCCTAATATTGAAATCTATATTATCCCCTATACTCAGTCCTCCTTATATAAAAGATTGCCTTTTTACGAAAAATACCCAATGCTGTCGTTGGCAGATACTATCAAGACCATTGTTATCTTGGCTGTGTGCACAATTATTGGCTTGTGGTTTAAGTATTTGGAATTCCGAGAAGCTAACATTATCACCGTGTACATTCTAGGGGTTTTGTTAAATGCAATTGTGACCAAGGGCAGAATGTATAGCGCCATTTCTTCGGTTATGAGTGTACTTGTGTTTAATTATTTCTTTACCGAGCCTTATTATTCTTTACAGGCTTATGATTCAGGCTATCCGGTCACCTTTCTGGTCATGCTGGCTGCTTCTTTCATGACGAGTACACTAACTATGCGAGTAAGAAAGCAGGCTCGGCAATCCGCGCAAAAAGCTTACCGTACCGAGGTGCTTCTGGAAACAAGCCGGAAATTGCAACAGGCCAAAGACTCTCCGGCTATTATTAATGAAATGGCGCATCAAATGGTGAAGTTGTTGGACAGAATGGTCATTTTCTATTCAGTTGACCAAGGGGTACTGTTGGCGCCGCAGTTTTTTCCAAAGAAAGAATCTGCAGTTGATCCAGGGGTCTACACAGGAGGCTACGAATGTGCAGTTGCAGAGTGGGTATATAAAAACAACAAGCGTGCAGGAGCTACGACGGATACTTTTTTTGGCGCTAAGTGTCTATATCATGCGGTGCGTGGAGGAGATCAGGTTCTTGCGGTGGCAGCTATTGTAATGGATGAGGAAGAACCTTTAGAAGTTTTTGAAAATAGCCTAATGCTTGCCATGCTGGGAGAATGCGCGCTGGCGCTGGAGAAAGAAAAACTGAACGAAAGACAACAAGAGATCTCCATGCAAATCCAGCAGGAGCAACTCCGTGCCAGTCTGCTTCGGTCCATTTCTCATGATTTACGCACTCCTCTTACCAGCATCTCAGGCAATGCGGGGATTCTTCTTGGAAACTCAGAGGTACTAAACGAGGAACAAAAAAAAGGTCTATATACGGATATATATGACGATTCCATGTGGCTGATCAATTTAGTAGAAAATTTGCTGTCCATTAGTCGAATCGAAGGTGGTACTCTAAATCTTAATTTTCAGGCAGAATTAATGGAGGAAGTCATTTCGGAGGCTCTGCTTCATGTGAATCGCAACAGTGTGAAGCATGTCATTCAGACGGAATTGGATGATGAATTGATGATGGCTCGAATGGACTCCCGACTTATTGTTCAGGTATTGATCAATATGATTGATAATGCAATCAAATATACCCAAGATGGCTCTCACATCACGATTTCCGCAAGACACGAAAGACATATAGTCGTTGTAGAAATCTCAGATGATGGCCCCGGTATTTCTTCAGAAGAAGTCAAGGTCAGACTGTTTGAGATGTTTTATACGGCAGACAACATTCATGGGGACGGACGCCGTGGATTAGGGCTGGGGCTTTCTCTGTGCAAATCAATTGTGAATGCTCATGGAGGTACTATTGGTGTTAAGGACAATGTCCCTAAAGGGACGGTTTTTTATTTTACCCTGCAAGCTGAGGAAGTGAATGTTCATGAATAAACCTTTTATCCTTGTTGTGGAGGACGATAAACCCATCCGCAAGCTGATTACGACAACCCTGGAGACACAGGGTTATAAATATCATACGGCTGAAACAGGGGAAGCATCGATTTTAGAAGCAGTATCCAAGCAGCCGGACCTAATGATTCTGGATTTGGGGCTGCCGGATATGGACGGTGTAGATATCATAAAAAAGCTTCGTGCATGGTCGAATATGCCTATTATCGTGGTCAGCGCACGCAGCGAAGATCGGGATAAAATAGATGCGCTGGATGCTGGAGCGGACGATTATCTAACAAAGCCCTTCAGTGTAGAAGAACTGCTGGCCAGACTTCGAGTCAGTTTACGAAGAATTCGAAATGACAGTGATAAGCTCCTGAAGGATGCTTCCAGCTTTATTAATGGAAATTTGAGAATTGATTATGCAGCAGGATGCGTATGGATTGGTGAAGAAGAAATTCATCTGACCCCAAGCGAATATAAACTGCTTTGCCTGCTGGCAAAACATGTAGGCAAAGTACTGACCCATAATTTTATTCTGCATGAAATCTGGGGCAGCCACAGCTATGACATTCCTGCCCTGCGTGTGTTTATGGCAACGCTGAGAAAAAAAATAGAAAAAACATCATCACAAACTAAGTTTATTCAAACACATATCGGAGTTGGTTATCGTATGCTTCAGGTTGGAGATGATGGCTAGGTAATCATATTATAATGATGTAATTAGAGATCATGCTCTTTTGGAGCATGGTCTCTTTATTTTTCATCTGTCATCTAAATCTTAAGGTGATCTTTATACCTATATGAAAACCCTAATCCTAAACTAATGGTGAAAATGTTACGCTGAATTCGGAAGTAGAGAGGATAAAGAGGTTTGGCATGTGAGATGGGCACTCCCATGTTCGTCTGTTTCATCGGCTAAGCTGTCAACTGAGTGGAAAGGGAAAGAGGTATGGGGAATGAATGAAATTTTAACAATTGCGGGTCTGATCTCAATTGTGCTGGCGGTGCTGTATTTCGTTAAAAAAATATATGATTTTATCGATTTGCAGAAGGTGACACGGAAGGATATCTATGAGAACTATGATATCTATAAAGCAGCTCAGAAGTTTGCTCTCGGTACACCCGTCGATGAGATCAGAGAAATCCTGACAAACAGCTATGAGTTAGACGATAACCAGGTTGAAGAGACAATGCTTTTGGCTCTTCCTCATCGGCACGATACCGATGGTGGTTATCTTGCCTTTATCAAGGCTGTAAATCGGGTGCTGGAACAAGAGGTTTACAGCTAAACGTTAGTAAGAAGGAAAAATATGAATCGTTAGGCCGCGTTACTGGTGTTTGCTCCCAATTTGGCCAGAGAACAATTTCTACAAGTGCTGAGTGAAGGAGAGAAATTATTTGTTGCTGTATGCAAAGAGGAAGAGAGAATAAGTTCTATGAATTCCATGAAAGCGTTTGACATATTTGAATATCAATCTATAATTATGAACAGAATTGGACCTCACCGAGATGGAGGTATCCTGATTTTTTCAATCTGAATCGGATTAAGATGTCGCCAATTTTCAAATAGGTCGCTGCCTATGAGGAAGACGATAATTGATAGAGCTGTTATTCATAAACAGCAAGCTCATAACCTGGGGCTTGCTCTTTCATTTACCTAAGGAGAATGGGTCGGAATGACACTTAAAAAAAGAATCTTTTTATTGTTTTTTCTCAGCGCATTTATTCCCTTTATCAGTATATTTGCAATTTCTTACTATACCATTGATTCCATTTTTGCGAATAAAATCAATGATGGAATTAGGAGCAATCTACAGCAGGTAACTTCATCACTGGAAAATTCAATTACCAACCTGAATCATGTTACTCAGCAATTATCCTATAGTGGTACATTAGGCAAAAAACTGGATGAAGTCTTGAAGCCTTCCTCCAATATATTTGAATTGATTGAGGCTAGAGATGAATTAAAGAATGAGTTAAATGTCGTAACGTTTACTAATCCGAATATAGGTCTGACCTTATACTATTTCCAGAAAGAAGGCACTACACAGTTCGCTAACTTTCCCATCAAAGATCGTTTTTCTCCCGAGTCTTTGCCTGTGCTTTCCAAATCATATGGCATTGCGTACTATGGTCCCCATATGAGTATGAACCGATTTGATGATCAGCTTGTTTTATCTGCTATGCGAAAGGTACAGCTGCCTCAAAGGGACGATGTATATATTTACATCGAATCCGGCTTTCGTCTTACACAGGATATACTGGGTTACAATCAATACAAAGGAGCTTTATCGCATTTAATCCTGAATGGTGAGGGCAACATTGTTTACAGTGAAATTCCAGAAGCGATGAAGGTCGGAGAGAATTTTTCCAGCATATCGAAAGGTACTGCAAAAGATGGAATATCCCGTGATTACCATTGGTTTAAGGAGGACTCCAGTCAGAACTGGAGCGTCATATCGGTAATTTCGCAGGCTAAGTATCAACAGGAGAAAAACCAGTGGTTGCTTCAAATATTACTGGTCGCTTTATTTTTTCTCGGCTTTACCGTATTTCTGGCTTGGCTTCTGTGGAAGATGGTTTACAAACCATTAGGTCTGTTCCATTCGGAAATTAACGGAATGTCTCAGAATCCACAAAAGGCAGGCAGCCAGACCCGCACTCAAATTCCCGAGTTTGATTTTCTGTTGGGGGAATTCTCAAATATGCAGCATCAAATCGGCGACCTGTTCAAGGAAGTGCAGCAGAAAGAGAAGATTCGTGCAGATTTGGAAGTGGAAAAATTGTTATATCAGATCAATCCTCACTTTCTGATGAATACGCTGGATACTGTGCACTGGCTGGCCGTCATGAACGGACAAGGGGAGATTGACAAGTTGGTGCAATCCTTAAACAAGCTGTTGTATTACAATTTGGGTAAATTAGGGCAAGTATCCACGATGGAAGAGGAAATTGATGCGCTAAGACAGTACCTAATCTTGCAGCAAATTCGATATGACTTTGAATTTGACGTACGTATTTCAGCGGATGATCAAGTGCTTCAAATACCTGTGCCTCGTTTTATTTTGCAACCGTTGGTTGAAAATTCACTTTATCATGGACTGAGTGACGAAGGTTTTATTCAAATTGAAGTTACACTTGCCAAAACGCTGAATATTTTAATACAGGATAATGGAGCAGGCATGACCGAGGAAGCGATTCAAAGACTTCTGAATAATCGTATAACTGAACATAAAAAAGTAGGGATGGGCATTGGACTCAATTATGTCCACCGCATGTTGAGGGCACAGTACGGAGATCAAGCACAACTGGTGATCGAAAGTGAATTGGGTACAGGGACAAGTATACTGCTCATACTTCCTATCAAAGGAGAAGATGTTTGAGGATGATTAAGGTATTGATAGTGGATGACGATAAATTAGTACGAAAAGGAATAAGCTCTGCGATGCCGTGGAACGAGTTCAATATGGAGGTTGTAGGAGAAGCAAGTAACGGGTTGAAAGCACTGGATTTTCTGAAAGCCCAACCGGTCGATCTGATGTTGACGGATCTCGCGATGCCGGTGATGTCAGGTATTGAACTGATGCGAGCTGCAAGGCAGCTCTATCCAGAACTACATATTGTCGTATTAACACTGCATCAAGATTTCGATTATATCCAGGAAGCGCTCAGACTTGGAGCCATCGACTATATAGCCAAAGTTCAGCTCGAGAAGGAGCAATTCGAACACGTGCTGCATCGAATACATGCTCGGATTGACGAGCTGGCGAATACAAGACGAAAGCTGCCTCTGCTAAGTGAGACCAATGTCCATTATCGCCATGTGTATGCACTTGTTTCACTGGATCGCAAGTCAGGACAGAGCTGGCCGATTGAACTGACATCCAATGTAGACGAGATCCGATGGGAGGTTGAACGGAACTGTTGGATGTGGACGGCACCCATGGACGTAGAGGATCAGCTGTTCCATAAACTGAAGGAATCCCTGGATCAAGTTCCCCAAGGCGCCTTGCTGGTTATATCCGATGTACAAGACCGAACATGGTCGCAAATCCAAAACTGGATTATGAATTATACAGAAACGTCCTTATTCTATGCATACAACCCTTATGATCCTGTCATTGCCGTTTCGATGGATGTGGAGGACTCTTTTCCAATAGAACCGAAGGATGAAGACATGGATTGTATTAAGCAAAGTTGGTTCCTATCACCATGGACCCACAACGATAGTTACTACAACCAACTGATTGAACAGCTCAAATCACTAAGACTGCATAAAGGCCAGCTGATGGGATTGCTATACTCTATAGTTATGGAATGGAATCACCTTTTTGCCCAGACTACGCTGGGTAGAATCTCAATGATCCATTCTTTTCAATCCTGGTACGAGGTAGAAGAGTGGATCAAGCAGACCTCTGAGGGCATTCGTAAGTCAGATGAACAGACTTCGTATTCACAGGAAATTGTAGACGCCGTGAAAAAAGCGATTATGATCATGCACAATGATTTGGACCAAGCTTTTACAGCTTCAGGTCTGTCCCAGCAACTGAACATCAGCCGAAGCTATTTCAGTCAATGCTTCAAGGATCTGATGGGGAAAACCTTTAATGAGTACTCCCGATTTATACGAATAGAGAAGTCTAAAGAGTATTTATTGAATACAAACAACACGATTTTCTGGATTGCGGAGCGAGTGGGTTATACGGATGAAAAATATTTCAGCCGAATTTTTCGCGAATTGACAGGTCTGCTACCAAGCGAATATCGACACCTCGGCAGAGGGGATAAATAGCGTACTCTCCCAGATGACCAATAAACCGGGCGAAAGAGGGGAAAGCGATGATTAAGAAGATGGCTGCATGTGTTCTTGTCGTCAGCTTAATTGCAGTGACCGTATATTTCAGCAAACCATACTTCCGGGAATCGCCAATGGGACCAACGAAAACAATCTCGGACACTGCCGCTGCCGATCCATTTGGGAAATATGAACATCCCGTTTCCATCCGACTGGGATATGCGGTAGACCCAACAGGCGCGGATCTCTCTGGAGGAGAAACACTTGAGAAGAATATATGGAAAACGGTGATTAAACAAAACCTTAACATTGATGTCCAGGTATTATGGCAGGTATCGAAGGAAAATCTGAGTCAGAAAATCGACCTGGCTATCGCCAGCAATGATCTGCCGGATGCCATGATTGTAAATCAGCTGCAGCTGAACGAGATGATCAAGGCTGGTGAAATTGAAGATCTAACCGAGGCATACAATAGCAGCGCATCACCGGAAATAAAAAAAATTATTGATAGCACAAACGGATTGGCTATGGAACAAGTGACCTTCGCTGGCAAGATAATGGCTGTTCCTTCTGTGACAGCGGAAGACTTCAGCATGCTCTGGATTCGACAGGATTGGCTGGACCGTCTTGGACTGAAACCGCCGAAAACGGTAGATGATCTGGAAGCTATCGCCAAGGCCTTTGTGGAGAATGACCCAGATGGAAACAGTAAGCGGGATACGATTGGCCTTGCTTCAAGCACTGGACTGTATAACGATTTCAACAACAGTGCTTTTTCTTTTGATCTAACGCCAATCTTCGCAGCATATGGATCTTTTCCGGGATATTGGCTGAGCAAAGATGGAAAACCTGTATACGGTTCGGTTCTACCGGAAACGAAGGACGCCTTGGTCAAACTGCGTGAAATGTACGCCAAAGGCCTTCTCGATCCAGAACTGGGTCTCCGCAAAGAAGCGGAAGAAACAGTTATTAACGGTCAGGCGGGGATGTTCTTTCAAGGTTTTTATGCTGGGTACTGGCCCCTTCCGAGCGCTTGGCAGAACGAGCCGGAGGCGAACTGGCAAGCATACGCACTCCCACTGGATGCAAACGGTGCATACCATGTGAAGGTGCATAATCCGTCAAGTTTATTCTTGGTGGTACGAAAAGGATATGCTCATCCCGAAGCGATCATAAAAATTAACAATCTGTACCTTCGTGATGAGTTCAAGTACGGTACGCGTTTTATGCTGGGCCGCAATTTCTTAGCTCCGACAGATGAAGCACGATTTGAAACAAAGGCCGCGCAGGATATTCTGATGGGAACCAAAACACCCGCCGATTTCAAGGACAAGTCTGAATACAAATTGCTGGAAAATTTGGTTTCGACAATAAAACAAACCAAATTGAAGCCTTATGATCAATATGGTATTTCCTATTGGAATGAACACAGCAACAGCTTTATGCGGGGTTATTCGCTTCTAGTAGGCGGAAGAAATTTTTTCGATCCAAACATCCATAAAGTTCGAAGCCTTACCTATATACGAACTCCAACGATGGAGAAGGCTTGGGGTGAACTATCAAAACTGGAACATGATACATTTTTAAAAATTATTTTAGGCGCTGAACCGACCGATTCATTTGATCAATTTGTCGAGGAATGGAAGAAACAAGGGGGCGATCAAGTGACTGTGGAGGTGACTGCACTCCATAACCATCGCTGAAGACCATCATGAATGTGATACGATAAATTCTATAAGCACGTTTATAATTCCATTAATCAAGCCGACGATTCCTGTTTCAGGAGCTGCCGGTTTTTTTGTTCTTCACTTTGATTAGTAAGTAAGGATAGACAAATGTATGTCGGTAGGTAGGATAAATGCTTACAAGCCAACATTGGCTTTTTGATCCCAAATGAAACCGCATACATTCCTCTATCCAAACAGACGTTCAATCCCTATCTCGATTTGTCTTCTCCGAGCTTTATAATGAAAGCGCAAACAACAATGATAGAGAAATATTCAGAACGAAGGGGAATCGAATGTGATGAGAACTAAATGGTTCATAAAAAGCAAATTGTTGACGAGACGTCTGGCTGCGCTGTCGATGTCTGCCCTGGTGATTTCAACCCTTGCAGCCTGTGGGGGCTCCTCCAACCCTCCCACTGCGGAGGAAGCGGGCAAATATGAGGCAACACCGGGAGACCCATTCAGTGCCTATAAAGACGAAATAACCGTAACGATGGGTCGTGTAACTACAGCCAACCCGAAACTGCCGGCTGGAGATACGTATGAGAACAACGCGTATACTCGGCTAGTTAAAGAAACGTTTAACGCTAAGATTAAAGACCAATTTGAAGCCAACGGAGAAGATTACAGCCGTCAGGTTTCTCTCGCCATCGCCTCTGGGGAACTGCCTGACATGATGCGTGTTGATTCCAAGGATGAACTCAAAGAACTGGTTGATAATGATCTGATTGAAGATATGACGGAAATTTACAAACAATATGCCACAGATAACATCAAGAACATTTACGACTCTTATGAGGGCCGTGCATTGGACAGTGCGACGATAGATGGACGTTT
The Paenibacillus peoriae DNA segment above includes these coding regions:
- a CDS encoding sensor histidine kinase, which codes for MAAKQNDAGSIFDQITDLPVKQRRGRLKVFVGYAPGVGKTCAMLSDAHEEQKEGIDIVVGYIEHYARPYTAALLEGLELLPYIKISNKESSTKEFDLDQALQRSPDLILLDDLAHTNAAGCRHKKRYQDVEELLREGIHVYTTMNVQQLESLTDIVYSITGISVDERIPDSVFDSADQVELVDIEPDDLIGRLNRGKIYPEEENTQAHLFTKEKLTALREIALRNTASQLNRIAEQISEQAITNESDTKEHILVCLSSAASNKKVIRTAARMAAAFHGHFTALFVETPEARELTSKNKAELRENLRLAEQMGAQIATMYGDDIPGQISEYVKTSHVSKIVLGRSPYKRRGLAKSNVMDKLTALLPNIEIYIIPYTQSSLYKRLPFYEKYPMLSLADTIKTIVILAVCTIIGLWFKYLEFREANIITVYILGVLLNAIVTKGRMYSAISSVMSVLVFNYFFTEPYYSLQAYDSGYPVTFLVMLAASFMTSTLTMRVRKQARQSAQKAYRTEVLLETSRKLQQAKDSPAIINEMAHQMVKLLDRMVIFYSVDQGVLLAPQFFPKKESAVDPGVYTGGYECAVAEWVYKNNKRAGATTDTFFGAKCLYHAVRGGDQVLAVAAIVMDEEEPLEVFENSLMLAMLGECALALEKEKLNERQQEISMQIQQEQLRASLLRSISHDLRTPLTSISGNAGILLGNSEVLNEEQKKGLYTDIYDDSMWLINLVENLLSISRIEGGTLNLNFQAELMEEVISEALLHVNRNSVKHVIQTELDDELMMARMDSRLIVQVLINMIDNAIKYTQDGSHITISARHERHIVVVEISDDGPGISSEEVKVRLFEMFYTADNIHGDGRRGLGLGLSLCKSIVNAHGGTIGVKDNVPKGTVFYFTLQAEEVNVHE
- a CDS encoding response regulator; the protein is MNKPFILVVEDDKPIRKLITTTLETQGYKYHTAETGEASILEAVSKQPDLMILDLGLPDMDGVDIIKKLRAWSNMPIIVVSARSEDRDKIDALDAGADDYLTKPFSVEELLARLRVSLRRIRNDSDKLLKDASSFINGNLRIDYAAGCVWIGEEEIHLTPSEYKLLCLLAKHVGKVLTHNFILHEIWGSHSYDIPALRVFMATLRKKIEKTSSQTKFIQTHIGVGYRMLQVGDDG
- a CDS encoding sensor histidine kinase; the encoded protein is MTLKKRIFLLFFLSAFIPFISIFAISYYTIDSIFANKINDGIRSNLQQVTSSLENSITNLNHVTQQLSYSGTLGKKLDEVLKPSSNIFELIEARDELKNELNVVTFTNPNIGLTLYYFQKEGTTQFANFPIKDRFSPESLPVLSKSYGIAYYGPHMSMNRFDDQLVLSAMRKVQLPQRDDVYIYIESGFRLTQDILGYNQYKGALSHLILNGEGNIVYSEIPEAMKVGENFSSISKGTAKDGISRDYHWFKEDSSQNWSVISVISQAKYQQEKNQWLLQILLVALFFLGFTVFLAWLLWKMVYKPLGLFHSEINGMSQNPQKAGSQTRTQIPEFDFLLGEFSNMQHQIGDLFKEVQQKEKIRADLEVEKLLYQINPHFLMNTLDTVHWLAVMNGQGEIDKLVQSLNKLLYYNLGKLGQVSTMEEEIDALRQYLILQQIRYDFEFDVRISADDQVLQIPVPRFILQPLVENSLYHGLSDEGFIQIEVTLAKTLNILIQDNGAGMTEEAIQRLLNNRITEHKKVGMGIGLNYVHRMLRAQYGDQAQLVIESELGTGTSILLILPIKGEDV
- a CDS encoding response regulator transcription factor, with translation MIKVLIVDDDKLVRKGISSAMPWNEFNMEVVGEASNGLKALDFLKAQPVDLMLTDLAMPVMSGIELMRAARQLYPELHIVVLTLHQDFDYIQEALRLGAIDYIAKVQLEKEQFEHVLHRIHARIDELANTRRKLPLLSETNVHYRHVYALVSLDRKSGQSWPIELTSNVDEIRWEVERNCWMWTAPMDVEDQLFHKLKESLDQVPQGALLVISDVQDRTWSQIQNWIMNYTETSLFYAYNPYDPVIAVSMDVEDSFPIEPKDEDMDCIKQSWFLSPWTHNDSYYNQLIEQLKSLRLHKGQLMGLLYSIVMEWNHLFAQTTLGRISMIHSFQSWYEVEEWIKQTSEGIRKSDEQTSYSQEIVDAVKKAIMIMHNDLDQAFTASGLSQQLNISRSYFSQCFKDLMGKTFNEYSRFIRIEKSKEYLLNTNNTIFWIAERVGYTDEKYFSRIFRELTGLLPSEYRHLGRGDK
- a CDS encoding extracellular solute-binding protein → MIKKMAACVLVVSLIAVTVYFSKPYFRESPMGPTKTISDTAAADPFGKYEHPVSIRLGYAVDPTGADLSGGETLEKNIWKTVIKQNLNIDVQVLWQVSKENLSQKIDLAIASNDLPDAMIVNQLQLNEMIKAGEIEDLTEAYNSSASPEIKKIIDSTNGLAMEQVTFAGKIMAVPSVTAEDFSMLWIRQDWLDRLGLKPPKTVDDLEAIAKAFVENDPDGNSKRDTIGLASSTGLYNDFNNSAFSFDLTPIFAAYGSFPGYWLSKDGKPVYGSVLPETKDALVKLREMYAKGLLDPELGLRKEAEETVINGQAGMFFQGFYAGYWPLPSAWQNEPEANWQAYALPLDANGAYHVKVHNPSSLFLVVRKGYAHPEAIIKINNLYLRDEFKYGTRFMLGRNFLAPTDEARFETKAAQDILMGTKTPADFKDKSEYKLLENLVSTIKQTKLKPYDQYGISYWNEHSNSFMRGYSLLVGGRNFFDPNIHKVRSLTYIRTPTMEKAWGELSKLEHDTFLKIILGAEPTDSFDQFVEEWKKQGGDQVTVEVTALHNHR